In Methanocaldococcus sp., a single window of DNA contains:
- a CDS encoding nickel-dependent hydrogenase large subunit: MATVPIGPIHPILKEPLRIKLILEGEKPVDAEIEMGYVHRGIEKIMEGKHCHKGIYLAERVCGICSFIHTMTFAECIEHISKIEIPDKAKYLRVIVCELERIHSHLIASAVYNLSIEHETLGIWLLNVREIIMDLIEMITGNRINMGYIVVGGVRRDINREMIDEINKKLDILLEELKNIIEVFENGPLIALRSKGIAILPYHEIMRTRAVGPVCRGSGLPESDWRLRHSTYQELKFKPVWRKEGDNFARMMVRHEEILESVRLIRKCLELYEESQGDIRVKVDIRGGKGEWRNEAPRGEVLYKMEITDGGIIKRIMIRTPTVMNLEAYKYMLKTCPTVSDAVSAYASIDPCISCTERTIIAVKDGKEVPINFGHI; this comes from the coding sequence ATGGCAACAGTTCCTATTGGTCCTATTCATCCAATATTAAAAGAACCTTTAAGAATTAAATTAATATTAGAGGGAGAAAAACCTGTTGATGCTGAAATTGAAATGGGTTATGTTCATAGAGGAATAGAAAAAATTATGGAAGGGAAACACTGTCATAAAGGAATTTATTTGGCTGAGAGAGTTTGTGGAATCTGTTCATTTATTCACACTATGACATTTGCTGAATGTATTGAGCATATTTCAAAAATAGAAATTCCTGATAAAGCAAAATATTTGAGAGTAATAGTATGTGAATTGGAAAGAATTCATAGCCATTTAATTGCTTCGGCAGTTTATAACTTATCAATAGAGCATGAAACTCTTGGAATATGGCTTTTAAATGTCAGAGAAATAATTATGGATTTAATAGAGATGATTACTGGGAATAGAATTAATATGGGTTATATTGTAGTAGGAGGTGTTAGAAGAGACATAAATAGAGAGATGATTGATGAAATAAATAAAAAACTCGACATTTTGCTTGAAGAACTAAAAAATATTATTGAAGTGTTTGAAAATGGACCATTAATAGCTTTAAGAAGCAAAGGGATTGCTATCCTACCTTATCACGAAATTATGAGAACGAGGGCTGTTGGACCAGTATGTAGAGGCTCTGGGCTTCCAGAGAGTGATTGGAGATTGAGACATTCAACATATCAAGAACTTAAATTTAAGCCAGTTTGGAGAAAAGAGGGAGATAACTTTGCAAGAATGATGGTTAGGCATGAAGAAATCTTAGAGAGTGTTAGATTAATTAGGAAATGTTTAGAATTGTATGAAGAGAGCCAAGGAGATATTAGAGTTAAAGTAGATATAAGAGGAGGCAAGGGTGAGTGGAGAAACGAAGCTCCAAGAGGGGAGGTATTGTATAAAATGGAAATTACTGATGGAGGGATTATAAAAAGAATAATGATCAGAACTCCAACTGTAATGAACTTAGAGGCATATAAGTATATGTTAAAAACCTGTCCAACAGTCTCTGATGCAGTATCTGCCTACGCCAGTATAGATCCCTGCATATCATGCACTGAAAGGACTATAATTGCTGTAAAAGATGGTAAGGAAGTTCCTATAAACTTTGGGCATATTTAG
- a CDS encoding 4Fe-4S binding protein, giving the protein MASSLWYLYEFVKKRWIKNFINAKANKSSYIPPERYRKVPSIVKFPERCISCEGCKESCPAFAIELIYNENYNKKIPKIDEDSCITCANCVEVCPTGVLEIDKHRVETEGLFYSKPKYHNLIIDEETCVRCGNCKRVCPINVIDIKNGKYVIDINLCIYCKECIKACPIENAIIVVDEKKLKEKIEKAFELKNKKITNRLEVEENKIEDIPHIVNSLCITCGICKDVCVGEINLVEKKVVNCVKCGLCIEVCPTTAIRLKVPIIPKRRDICYVIDEDLCIGCRICQKICKVDAIKISKETKLPYIVPELCVSCGLCERECPVNAIKPVKPEEAKELVKVRIIENEIIEKIENDLINYTKKYGKVLEEIEKLAVNKLKEELRKKVYEENKRIKEIKREFYDKRNNI; this is encoded by the coding sequence ATGGCATCCTCTTTATGGTATCTTTATGAATTTGTTAAAAAAAGATGGATTAAAAATTTTATTAATGCCAAGGCAAATAAAAGTTCTTATATTCCACCAGAAAGGTATAGAAAAGTTCCTTCTATTGTTAAATTTCCTGAGAGATGTATATCTTGCGAAGGATGTAAAGAAAGTTGTCCTGCCTTTGCAATTGAATTAATTTACAATGAAAATTATAACAAAAAAATTCCAAAAATTGATGAAGATTCATGTATTACCTGTGCCAACTGTGTCGAAGTTTGCCCTACTGGTGTCTTAGAGATAGATAAGCATAGAGTTGAAACTGAGGGATTGTTTTATAGCAAGCCAAAGTATCACAATCTTATAATAGATGAAGAAACCTGTGTCAGATGTGGAAACTGTAAGAGAGTTTGCCCAATAAATGTTATTGATATTAAGAATGGAAAGTATGTAATTGATATTAACTTATGTATTTACTGTAAAGAGTGTATAAAAGCGTGTCCAATAGAAAATGCTATAATAGTCGTTGATGAGAAAAAACTAAAAGAAAAGATTGAAAAGGCTTTTGAACTTAAAAATAAAAAGATTACCAATAGATTAGAAGTAGAAGAAAATAAAATTGAGGATATTCCTCACATAGTTAATAGTTTGTGTATAACTTGCGGAATTTGTAAGGATGTGTGCGTGGGGGAGATTAATTTAGTAGAAAAAAAAGTTGTCAATTGTGTAAAATGTGGTTTATGTATTGAAGTTTGTCCAACAACAGCAATAAGATTAAAAGTTCCAATAATTCCAAAGAGAAGAGATATTTGCTATGTTATTGATGAAGATTTATGTATTGGTTGTAGAATTTGTCAGAAAATTTGTAAGGTTGATGCAATTAAAATCAGTAAAGAGACAAAACTTCCATACATTGTTCCAGAATTGTGCGTTAGTTGTGGATTATGTGAAAGAGAGTGTCCAGTCAATGCTATAAAACCTGTTAAGCCAGAGGAGGCAAAAGAATTAGTCAAAGTAAGAATAATAGAGAACGAAATAATTGAAAAAATTGAAAATGATTTAATTAACTACACTAAGAAGTATGGAAAGGTTTTAGAAGAGATTGAAAAATTGGCAGTTAATAAACTGAAAGAGGAATTAAGAAAGAAAGTTTATGAAGAAAATAAGAGGATAAAGGAAATTAAGAGGGAGTTTTATGATAAAAGAAATAATATATAA
- a CDS encoding 4Fe-4S binding protein yields the protein MIKEIIYKHLELENKNIEIFPKFNLIFNKREIIVKEDRCITCGKCIEICPVNAISYDKSGLFIKINREKCIFCGKCKKVCPNDAIVIIKLKCEINETAKIVEINKYEFIEYIKERCASCLVCLRNCPYKAIEEYGSKIRIDITKCELCGRCEEICPLNAIILR from the coding sequence ATGATAAAAGAAATAATATATAAACACTTAGAATTAGAAAATAAAAATATTGAAATATTCCCAAAGTTTAATTTAATATTTAACAAAAGAGAAATTATAGTTAAAGAAGATAGATGTATAACCTGTGGGAAATGTATAGAGATTTGTCCAGTTAATGCCATATCTTATGATAAAAGTGGCTTATTTATAAAAATTAATAGAGAAAAATGTATTTTTTGCGGAAAGTGTAAAAAAGTTTGCCCAAATGATGCCATTGTAATAATAAAACTAAAATGCGAGATTAATGAAACTGCAAAAATAGTTGAAATAAACAAATATGAATTTATTGAATATATTAAAGAAAGATGCGCCTCTTGTTTAGTATGCCTAAGAAACTGTCCATACAAAGCCATTGAAGAGTATGGATCTAAAATAAGAATTGATATAACTAAATGTGAGTTATGTGGAAGATGCGAAGAAATATGTCCTCTGAATGCTATAATATTAAGATAA